The Anomalospiza imberbis isolate Cuckoo-Finch-1a 21T00152 chromosome 7, ASM3175350v1, whole genome shotgun sequence genome has a window encoding:
- the CREB1 gene encoding cyclic AMP-responsive element-binding protein 1 isoform X1, whose product MTMESGAENQQSGDAAGTEAETQQMTVQAQPQIATLAQVSMPAAHATSSAPTVTLVQLPNGQTVQVHGVIQAAQPSVIQSPQVQTVQISTIAESEDSQESVDSVTDSQKRREILSRRPSYRKILNDLSSDAPGVPRIEEEKSEEETAAPAIATVTVPTPIYQTSSGQYIAITQGGAIQLSNNGTDGVQGLQTLTMTNAAATQPGTTILQYAQTTDGQQILVPSNQVVVQAASGDVQTYQIRTAPTSTIAPGVVMASSPALPTQPAEEAARKREVRLMKNRHAARECRRKKKEYVKCLENRVAVLENQNKTLIEELKALKDLYCHKSD is encoded by the exons ATGACCATGGAATCTGGAGCAGAGAACCAGCAGAGTGGAGATGCAGCCGGTACAGAGGCAGAAACCCAACAGATGACAGTACAGGCACAACCACAGATTGCAACGTTAGCCCAG GTATCTATGCCAGCAGCTCACGCAACATCTTCTGCACCCACGGTGACCTTAGTTCAGCTGCCCAATGGGCAGACGGTTCAAGTGCATGGAGTAATTCAGGCTGCCCAGCCGTCAGTTATTCAGTCTCCACAGGTCCAGACAGTTCAG ATCTCCACTATAGCAGAAAGTGAAGATTCACAGGAATCAGTAGACAGTGTCACAGACTCACAGAAACGAAGAGAAATTCTGTCCAGACGACCCTCCTACAG AAAAATTTTGAATGACTTGTCCTCAGACGCCCCAGGAGTGCCAAGGATCGAAGAAGAAAAGTCTGAAGAGGAAACAGCAGCACCTGCCATCGCCACTGTTACGGTGCCAACTCCCATTTACCAAACCAGCAGTGGGCAGTACA TTGCCATCACCCAAGGAGGAGCAATACAGTTGTCTAACAATGGCACAGATGGAGTACAAGGTCTCCAGACGTTGACGATGACCAATGCAGCTGCAACCCAACCTGGCACCACCATTTTACAATATGCACAGACCACAGACGGACAGCAGATACTTGTACCCAGCAACCAAGTTGTTGTACAAG ctgcctcaggagACGTGCAGACCTACCAGATCCGCACGGCCCCGACCAGCACCATCGCACCAGGAGTAGTCATGGCGTCCTCCCCAGCGCTCCCGACACAGCCGGCGGAGGAGGCTGCGCGGAAGAGAGAAGTGCGGCTGATGAAGAACAGGCAC GCAGCACGTGAATGTcgcaggaagaaaaaggagtaTGTGAAATGTCTAGAAAATCGAGTGGCTGTGcttgaaaaccaaaacaagacaCTGATTGAGGAGTTGAAAGCACTTAAGGACCTTTACTGCCACAAATCAGATTAA
- the CREB1 gene encoding cyclic AMP-responsive element-binding protein 1 isoform X2, whose protein sequence is MPAAHATSSAPTVTLVQLPNGQTVQVHGVIQAAQPSVIQSPQVQTVQISTIAESEDSQESVDSVTDSQKRREILSRRPSYRKILNDLSSDAPGVPRIEEEKSEEETAAPAIATVTVPTPIYQTSSGQYIAITQGGAIQLSNNGTDGVQGLQTLTMTNAAATQPGTTILQYAQTTDGQQILVPSNQVVVQAASGDVQTYQIRTAPTSTIAPGVVMASSPALPTQPAEEAARKREVRLMKNRHAARECRRKKKEYVKCLENRVAVLENQNKTLIEELKALKDLYCHKSD, encoded by the exons ATGCCAGCAGCTCACGCAACATCTTCTGCACCCACGGTGACCTTAGTTCAGCTGCCCAATGGGCAGACGGTTCAAGTGCATGGAGTAATTCAGGCTGCCCAGCCGTCAGTTATTCAGTCTCCACAGGTCCAGACAGTTCAG ATCTCCACTATAGCAGAAAGTGAAGATTCACAGGAATCAGTAGACAGTGTCACAGACTCACAGAAACGAAGAGAAATTCTGTCCAGACGACCCTCCTACAG AAAAATTTTGAATGACTTGTCCTCAGACGCCCCAGGAGTGCCAAGGATCGAAGAAGAAAAGTCTGAAGAGGAAACAGCAGCACCTGCCATCGCCACTGTTACGGTGCCAACTCCCATTTACCAAACCAGCAGTGGGCAGTACA TTGCCATCACCCAAGGAGGAGCAATACAGTTGTCTAACAATGGCACAGATGGAGTACAAGGTCTCCAGACGTTGACGATGACCAATGCAGCTGCAACCCAACCTGGCACCACCATTTTACAATATGCACAGACCACAGACGGACAGCAGATACTTGTACCCAGCAACCAAGTTGTTGTACAAG ctgcctcaggagACGTGCAGACCTACCAGATCCGCACGGCCCCGACCAGCACCATCGCACCAGGAGTAGTCATGGCGTCCTCCCCAGCGCTCCCGACACAGCCGGCGGAGGAGGCTGCGCGGAAGAGAGAAGTGCGGCTGATGAAGAACAGGCAC GCAGCACGTGAATGTcgcaggaagaaaaaggagtaTGTGAAATGTCTAGAAAATCGAGTGGCTGTGcttgaaaaccaaaacaagacaCTGATTGAGGAGTTGAAAGCACTTAAGGACCTTTACTGCCACAAATCAGATTAA